One genomic window of Arcobacter lacus includes the following:
- a CDS encoding threonine/serine exporter family protein, with the protein MEKLSYQEQTIITRGIIKAAVLMSEYGAESILIEQIAQRLGRALGVDSVEISMIPSAIVLTTLNNGQSITTTRRVHHKPINMSIVCQIQKIVLNMEKNEHDVNYLYTILKNLEPNYYNRWLVIFVVAIACGSFAHLQGSDWSAFFITCLAAGTAMFVRQELAKKRFVMIITFGITAFVATLIASISQLDGISQTPHIALASSVLLLAPGFAFVNSFLDSLKGYLMMGWGRWMEGFLLTIATSLGIILAMAILNIKGW; encoded by the coding sequence ATGGAAAAACTATCTTACCAAGAACAAACAATAATCACAAGAGGTATTATAAAAGCTGCTGTTTTAATGAGTGAATATGGAGCAGAAAGTATTTTAATAGAACAAATTGCCCAGAGATTAGGTCGTGCTTTAGGTGTTGATTCTGTTGAAATTTCAATGATTCCTTCAGCTATTGTATTAACAACTTTAAATAATGGACAATCAATAACAACAACAAGAAGAGTTCATCATAAACCAATAAATATGTCAATAGTATGTCAAATACAAAAAATTGTACTTAACATGGAAAAAAATGAACATGATGTAAACTACCTTTATACTATTTTAAAAAATTTAGAACCAAACTATTACAATAGATGGTTGGTTATTTTTGTAGTTGCTATTGCTTGTGGTTCATTCGCACATTTACAAGGTTCTGATTGGAGTGCTTTTTTTATCACTTGTTTGGCAGCTGGAACAGCTATGTTTGTAAGACAAGAATTAGCAAAAAAAAGATTTGTTATGATTATTACCTTTGGAATTACAGCATTTGTAGCAACTTTAATTGCCAGCATTTCTCAACTCGATGGTATTAGCCAAACTCCTCATATTGCTTTAGCTTCAAGTGTTTTATTACTCGCTCCTGGATTTGCATTTGTAAACTCATTTTTAGACTCACTAAAAGGTTATTTGATGATGGGTTGGGGACGATGGATGGAAGGTTTTTTATTAACTATTGCTACATCTCTTGGAATTATTTTAGCGATGGCTATTTTAAATATAAAAGGTTGGTAA
- a CDS encoding NADH-quinone oxidoreductase subunit D, whose protein sequence is MLNCDMLIDSKELKSTISKLKNEENYTILLDVTAVDYLKFPDVTPSRFAVIYILRDSTFTKEITIKSYVDDNTLEIDSLYDLYESADWAERETFDQYGIKFVGHPNLKRVLNHHQFIGHPLRKDYKITKGQICTETEDLMDEMVPKLESKGYKKEEIDDLMLLNVGPSHPASHGTIRNFVAMEGETITACVTEIGYLHRGFEKACEHHTYSQIIPYTDRLNYCSAILNNIGYSKAVEEMLGIEITPRAKMIRVIIGELSRILDHLVCNAANMVDLGGLTNFWYLFSPRDMAYDLLSKLTGARLTNTYTRIGGLEFDLYDGFDKDLEEVLKAVEKGVEDALSLIAHNRIYHDRTQDVGVIKADFALRNGISGPNLRAAGVACDLRKDKPYYGYENFDFDVVIGSHGDVYDRMMCRFEEMRQSTKIIRQAMKNLPDGAINVYAPGVILPSKKDVYGNIESLMNQFKLTFEGIQVPKGEYYSFTEAANGELGFFIVSDGSGRPYKVKCRPPCFYSLAAYSKIVEGTMLADAVVTMASMNFIAGEFDR, encoded by the coding sequence ATGCTTAATTGTGATATGTTAATTGATTCAAAAGAGTTAAAATCAACTATTTCAAAACTGAAAAATGAAGAAAACTACACTATATTATTAGATGTTACTGCTGTTGATTATTTAAAATTTCCTGACGTTACTCCTTCAAGATTTGCAGTTATTTATATTTTAAGAGATTCAACTTTTACAAAAGAAATTACAATAAAATCTTACGTAGATGATAATACTTTAGAAATTGATTCACTTTATGACTTATATGAATCAGCAGACTGGGCAGAAAGAGAAACTTTTGATCAATATGGAATAAAATTTGTTGGTCACCCAAACTTAAAAAGAGTTTTAAATCATCACCAATTTATTGGTCACCCTTTAAGAAAAGATTATAAAATTACAAAAGGTCAAATTTGTACAGAAACTGAAGATTTAATGGACGAAATGGTTCCAAAACTTGAATCTAAAGGTTACAAAAAAGAAGAAATTGATGATTTAATGCTTTTAAATGTTGGTCCATCACACCCAGCAAGTCACGGAACAATTAGAAACTTTGTTGCAATGGAAGGTGAAACAATCACAGCTTGTGTAACAGAAATTGGTTATTTACATAGAGGTTTTGAAAAAGCCTGTGAACATCATACTTATTCACAAATTATTCCTTATACAGACAGATTAAACTACTGTAGTGCGATTTTAAATAACATTGGTTATTCAAAAGCTGTTGAAGAGATGTTAGGAATAGAAATAACTCCAAGAGCAAAAATGATAAGAGTTATAATTGGTGAATTAAGTAGAATTTTGGATCACCTTGTTTGTAATGCTGCAAATATGGTTGACTTAGGTGGACTTACAAACTTCTGGTATCTTTTCTCACCAAGAGATATGGCTTACGATTTATTATCAAAATTAACAGGAGCTAGATTAACTAACACTTATACAAGAATTGGTGGTTTAGAGTTTGATTTATATGATGGATTTGATAAAGACTTAGAAGAAGTTTTAAAAGCAGTTGAAAAAGGTGTTGAAGATGCTTTATCTTTAATTGCTCACAATAGAATATATCATGATAGAACACAAGATGTTGGAGTTATAAAAGCTGATTTTGCTTTAAGAAATGGTATTTCTGGACCAAATTTAAGAGCAGCTGGTGTTGCTTGCGATTTAAGAAAAGACAAACCATATTACGGTTATGAAAATTTTGATTTTGATGTAGTTATAGGAAGTCATGGTGATGTTTATGACAGAATGATGTGTAGATTTGAAGAGATGAGACAATCTACAAAAATTATTAGACAAGCTATGAAAAATCTTCCAGATGGGGCAATCAATGTTTATGCACCAGGTGTTATTCTTCCTTCTAAAAAAGATGTTTATGGAAATATTGAAAGTTTAATGAATCAATTCAAATTAACTTTTGAAGGAATCCAAGTTCCAAAAGGTGAATATTATAGCTTTACTGAAGCTGCAAATGGAGAATTAGGATTTTTCATTGTAAGTGATGGAAGTGGTAGACCATATAAAGTAAAATGTAGACCACCATGTTTTTACTCTTTAGCAGCTTATTCAAAAATTGTTGAGGGAACAATGCTTGCAGATGCTGTTGTTACGATGGCTAGTATGAACTTTATTGCAGGGGAGTTTGATAGATAA
- a CDS encoding MalY/PatB family protein, translating to MIYNFDEQINRKNTNCAKYDGLKKYFGYEDLNPLWVADMDFKTPSFINDAIIKAASNSLYGYSVDTPELYASIINWQKNEHNWEIEQKDIFMINGVVPAYSACIEAFSEIGDEVIVQTPIYPPLFKCVTANERKVIVNELKKDENGYYTMDLEDLEKKITSKTKILALCSPHNPVGRVWSKEELEKLANICIKHNITIVSDEIHSDITFKKFTPLASISKEIANQTITLNSAGKTFNIAGLNCAYAISKNAEILEKFKKVAIKREINSINFFGYVSTKAAYENGSAFVKELKAYLMNNIIFTKEFFEKNSLNIDFFIPEATYLLWLDFSKIGLSHLAIKNTLLTKSKIALNDGVSFGSNGNKFFRLNTALSKKALNIALNQFVKNFSK from the coding sequence ATGATTTATAATTTTGATGAACAAATAAATAGAAAAAATACAAACTGTGCAAAATATGATGGATTAAAAAAATATTTTGGATATGAAGATTTAAATCCTCTTTGGGTTGCTGATATGGATTTTAAAACTCCTTCATTTATAAATGATGCGATTATAAAAGCAGCTTCTAACTCTTTATATGGTTATAGTGTTGATACACCTGAACTTTATGCTTCAATAATTAATTGGCAAAAAAATGAACATAATTGGGAAATTGAACAAAAAGATATTTTTATGATAAATGGTGTAGTTCCAGCTTACAGTGCTTGTATTGAAGCATTCAGTGAAATTGGTGATGAAGTTATTGTTCAAACTCCAATTTATCCACCACTTTTCAAATGTGTTACAGCAAATGAAAGAAAAGTAATTGTAAATGAACTAAAAAAAGATGAAAATGGTTATTACACTATGGATTTAGAAGATTTAGAAAAAAAGATAACTTCTAAAACAAAAATTCTAGCACTTTGTTCTCCTCATAATCCAGTTGGTCGTGTTTGGAGTAAAGAAGAACTTGAAAAATTGGCAAATATTTGTATCAAGCATAATATCACAATAGTTTCAGATGAAATTCACAGTGATATTACTTTTAAAAAATTTACTCCTCTTGCTTCAATTTCAAAAGAGATAGCAAATCAAACAATAACGCTTAATAGTGCTGGAAAAACTTTTAATATAGCTGGACTTAATTGTGCATATGCAATAAGTAAAAATGCAGAAATTTTAGAAAAGTTTAAAAAAGTTGCAATCAAAAGAGAGATAAACTCTATTAACTTTTTTGGTTATGTTTCGACAAAAGCAGCCTATGAAAATGGTTCAGCTTTCGTAAAAGAACTAAAAGCTTATCTTATGAATAATATAATTTTTACAAAAGAATTTTTTGAAAAAAATAGTTTAAATATTGATTTTTTTATCCCCGAAGCAACATATTTATTGTGGTTGGATTTTTCAAAAATAGGACTTTCTCATCTTGCAATAAAGAATACTTTACTTACAAAATCTAAAATTGCTTTAAATGATGGTGTTTCTTTTGGTAGCAATGGAAATAAGTTTTTTAGGTTGAATACAGCTTTGAGTAAAAAGGCTTTAAATATAGCTTTAAATCAATTTGTAAAAAATTTTTCAAAATAG
- a CDS encoding menaquinone biosynthesis decarboxylase produces the protein MKEAIEILRKNDLLRVIDDELDIYLEIPHIAYIEVKKEDSKALLFTNVVDKKSNKKFDIPVLMNVFCNEKAVKLFIGDGDKIGAEIESLLKMKPPSTFSEKLSTFGKLFALKNTIPKKLKGKGECQEVIKLGKDAKLSDLPILTTWEQDGGPFITMGQVYTTSLNGELKNLGMYRLQVYDDQTLGMHWQIHKDSNHFFHEYKKAGKKMPVSIGIGGDPMYIWCGQAPLPIGIFELMLYGFVKNKNAQLVKSITNDIYVPKDNDFIIEGFVDPSKMRIEGPFGDHTGYYTLEEEYPFMEVSAITSKKNPTYLATVVGKPPLEDKYMGFATERIFLPLLKTTAPDLIDYYMPENGVFHNLIIAKIKTLYPGHASQMMHAFWGVGQMSFVKHAIFVNEDAPELTSHEEIIKYILNRINIEDMLISKGVVDALDHSSPKFAIGGKLGLDCTGDEVKELGITLLEDDELLQKMQNITNEVKDLKQYFKDTKNPICVISVEKTRNQKYLFEELKPLFEHIKILIMVDNAKNDVTNSYMLVWRVCNNIDSNRDLFIDGHTMCLDATDKNAHDNFKRRWPDDVDCTKEVIESLRERKIIDVSDEFINKFYL, from the coding sequence ATGAAAGAAGCTATTGAAATATTAAGAAAAAATGATTTACTTAGAGTTATTGATGATGAGTTGGATATCTATTTAGAAATCCCACATATTGCTTATATTGAAGTAAAAAAAGAGGATTCAAAAGCTTTATTATTTACAAATGTTGTTGATAAAAAAAGTAATAAAAAGTTTGATATTCCAGTATTGATGAATGTATTTTGTAATGAAAAAGCTGTAAAACTTTTTATTGGTGATGGAGATAAAATAGGTGCTGAAATAGAAAGTTTACTTAAAATGAAACCACCTTCAACATTTAGTGAAAAACTTTCTACTTTTGGTAAATTATTTGCTTTAAAAAATACAATTCCTAAAAAATTAAAAGGAAAAGGTGAGTGTCAAGAAGTTATAAAACTTGGGAAAGATGCAAAACTTTCTGATTTACCAATACTTACAACTTGGGAACAAGATGGAGGTCCTTTTATAACAATGGGGCAAGTTTATACGACAAGTTTGAATGGTGAATTAAAAAACCTTGGAATGTATAGACTTCAAGTTTATGATGACCAAACACTTGGAATGCATTGGCAAATTCATAAAGATTCAAATCACTTTTTCCATGAGTACAAAAAAGCTGGTAAAAAAATGCCAGTATCAATTGGAATAGGAGGTGATCCTATGTATATTTGGTGTGGACAAGCTCCACTTCCAATAGGAATTTTTGAACTTATGCTTTATGGTTTTGTAAAAAATAAAAATGCTCAACTTGTAAAATCAATTACAAATGATATTTATGTTCCAAAAGATAATGACTTTATTATTGAAGGTTTTGTTGACCCTTCAAAAATGAGAATTGAAGGACCTTTTGGAGATCATACTGGATATTATACACTTGAAGAAGAGTATCCATTTATGGAAGTTTCGGCAATCACAAGTAAGAAAAATCCTACATATTTAGCAACTGTTGTTGGAAAACCACCTTTGGAAGATAAATATATGGGGTTTGCAACTGAAAGAATTTTCTTACCGTTACTTAAAACAACAGCACCTGATTTGATTGATTATTATATGCCAGAAAATGGAGTATTTCACAATCTAATTATTGCAAAAATAAAAACTTTATATCCTGGACATGCAAGTCAGATGATGCATGCGTTTTGGGGAGTAGGGCAGATGAGTTTTGTTAAACATGCGATTTTTGTAAATGAAGATGCACCTGAATTGACTTCACATGAAGAGATAATAAAATATATTTTAAATAGAATAAATATTGAAGATATGCTAATCTCAAAAGGTGTTGTAGATGCACTTGACCACTCATCTCCAAAATTTGCAATCGGTGGAAAACTTGGACTTGATTGTACAGGTGATGAAGTTAAAGAACTTGGAATTACACTTTTAGAAGATGATGAATTACTTCAAAAAATGCAAAATATTACAAATGAAGTAAAAGATTTAAAACAATATTTCAAAGATACAAAAAATCCAATTTGTGTAATTAGTGTAGAAAAAACTAGAAATCAAAAATATCTTTTTGAAGAATTAAAACCACTATTTGAGCATATTAAAATTTTAATAATGGTAGATAATGCTAAAAATGATGTGACTAACTCTTATATGTTAGTTTGGAGAGTTTGTAATAATATCGATTCAAATAGAGATTTATTTATTGATGGTCATACAATGTGTTTAGATGCAACAGATAAAAATGCTCATGATAACTTTAAAAGAAGATGGCCTGATGATGTTGATTGTACAAAAGAGGTAATAGAGTCTTTAAGAGAAAGAAAAATAATTGATGTAAGTGATGAATTTATAAATAAATTTTATTTATAA
- the nuoF gene encoding NADH-quinone oxidoreductase subunit NuoF, translated as MLTKIVSKNFDIPNSHKLEVALANGRYSSIDKLFTMKPEEVTAEVTKSGLRGKGGGGAACGPKWELMPPVDERPRYLIVNGDESEPGTFKDRQIFQYDPHILIEGIICTCWAIQANHAYIYIRGEYKFFIDRLNEAIKEAYEAKIIGDKIMDKYDFKVDITVHRGGGAYICGEKSALIESLEGKRGHPRLKPHGKECEWFFDNPATVNNVETISSVPNIVENGAEGYTKYGTEKSPGTMLFAISGPVKNPGVYEIAYGNKMIDFLNVLGGGMLEGKKLKAIIPGGSSCPILTASEVEKAVLDYESMWDIGSTLGTGGMIVIDEDTSMVDVAKNIIEFYHHESCGQCTPCREGTGWIDKILKKVIAGEASDKDLKTILDVCDTLNGKTVCVFAPAVKDIIASIVKKFPEEFKAYLKN; from the coding sequence ATGCTAACTAAAATCGTAAGTAAAAATTTTGATATCCCAAATTCTCATAAATTAGAAGTTGCTCTAGCAAATGGAAGATATTCTTCTATAGATAAGTTGTTTACAATGAAACCTGAAGAAGTAACTGCTGAAGTTACAAAATCAGGACTTAGAGGAAAAGGTGGTGGTGGAGCTGCTTGTGGACCAAAATGGGAACTTATGCCACCAGTTGATGAAAGACCAAGATATTTAATAGTAAATGGGGATGAGAGTGAACCAGGTACTTTTAAAGATAGACAAATTTTCCAATATGATCCGCATATTTTAATAGAAGGAATTATTTGTACTTGCTGGGCAATACAAGCAAATCACGCTTATATTTACATAAGAGGTGAATATAAATTTTTTATAGATAGATTAAATGAAGCTATAAAAGAAGCTTATGAAGCAAAAATTATTGGTGATAAAATCATGGATAAATATGATTTTAAAGTTGATATTACAGTTCATAGAGGTGGTGGAGCTTATATTTGTGGTGAAAAATCAGCACTTATTGAATCTTTAGAAGGTAAAAGAGGTCATCCAAGACTTAAACCACATGGAAAAGAGTGCGAATGGTTCTTTGATAATCCTGCAACTGTAAATAACGTAGAAACTATCTCTTCAGTTCCAAATATTGTTGAGAATGGAGCAGAAGGTTATACAAAATACGGTACAGAAAAATCTCCAGGAACAATGCTTTTTGCTATTTCAGGACCTGTTAAAAATCCAGGTGTTTATGAAATAGCTTATGGAAATAAAATGATAGATTTTCTAAATGTTCTTGGTGGAGGAATGCTTGAAGGGAAAAAACTAAAAGCAATAATTCCAGGAGGTTCATCATGTCCAATTTTAACAGCTTCTGAAGTAGAAAAAGCTGTATTGGACTATGAATCAATGTGGGATATTGGTTCAACTTTAGGTACAGGTGGAATGATAGTAATTGATGAAGATACTTCAATGGTTGATGTAGCAAAAAACATCATTGAATTCTATCACCATGAATCTTGTGGACAATGTACTCCTTGTAGAGAAGGAACTGGTTGGATTGATAAAATTCTAAAAAAAGTTATAGCTGGTGAGGCTTCAGACAAAGATCTGAAAACTATACTAGATGTTTGTGATACTCTAAATGGAAAAACAGTTTGTGTTTTTGCACCAGCAGTAAAAGATATTATTGCAAGTATCGTAAAAAAATTCCCTGAAGAATTTAAAGCATATCTCAAAAACTAA
- a CDS encoding NADH-quinone oxidoreductase subunit B yields the protein MGLGVESKLGDSIVTTRLDHAVNWGRSYSLWPMAFGTACCGIEFMAVAGAKYDVSRFGAEVVRFSPRQADLLIVAGTISYKQAPILKKIYEQMCEPKWVISMGACACSGGFYDNYTTVQGIDEIIPVDEYVAGCPPRPEAVLDAIMRIQEKAKTESIIKDRVKEYKGFLDA from the coding sequence ATGGGATTAGGAGTTGAATCAAAATTAGGTGATTCTATTGTTACAACTAGACTTGATCACGCTGTAAATTGGGGAAGATCATATTCTTTATGGCCAATGGCATTTGGAACAGCCTGTTGTGGTATTGAGTTTATGGCAGTTGCTGGTGCAAAATATGATGTTTCTAGATTTGGAGCAGAAGTTGTAAGATTTTCTCCAAGACAAGCTGATTTATTAATCGTTGCTGGAACAATTTCGTATAAGCAAGCACCTATTTTAAAGAAAATTTATGAACAAATGTGTGAACCAAAATGGGTTATCTCTATGGGAGCATGTGCCTGTAGTGGAGGTTTTTATGATAACTATACAACAGTTCAAGGAATTGATGAAATTATTCCTGTTGATGAATATGTAGCAGGTTGCCCTCCTCGTCCTGAAGCTGTTCTTGATGCTATTATGAGAATACAAGAAAAAGCAAAAACAGAATCAATTATAAAAGATAGAGTAAAAGAGTATAAAGGATTTTTAGATGCTTAA
- a CDS encoding threonine/serine exporter family protein, producing MDFVLKLIVEGIFASFAAVGFAIVFNVPKETLKYCAIGGAIAYDVRTILLNLNLGIELSTFLASTIVGIVALYWSRKYLIPRPVYTVASIIPIIPGTFAFSAMISLVDMNTHGVTTELIQIFLYNGLKAVAILGAITFGLALPSLYFMRFNRPII from the coding sequence ATGGATTTTGTTTTAAAATTAATCGTAGAAGGTATATTTGCAAGTTTTGCTGCAGTTGGATTTGCAATAGTTTTTAATGTTCCAAAAGAGACTTTAAAATATTGTGCCATTGGTGGAGCAATTGCTTATGATGTTAGAACTATTTTATTGAATTTAAATTTAGGTATAGAGCTATCTACTTTTTTAGCTTCGACTATCGTAGGAATAGTTGCACTTTATTGGTCAAGAAAATATCTTATCCCAAGACCTGTTTATACGGTTGCTTCAATTATTCCAATAATTCCTGGAACTTTTGCTTTTAGTGCGATGATTAGCCTAGTTGATATGAACACGCATGGAGTAACTACAGAGTTAATTCAAATATTTTTATATAATGGATTAAAAGCTGTAGCAATTTTAGGAGCTATCACATTTGGATTAGCACTACCTTCTTTATATTTTATGAGATTTAATAGACCTATAATTTAG
- a CDS encoding type III pantothenate kinase — translation MIGVLELILCDIGNTTFHFLINGKHKKYFLDEKVPKFDEEIYFVSVNEKASKKLLKKNPKAKDIKEILNFETKYQGLGIDRKIACSFQKDVVVVDAGSAITVDIMENDEHKGGFILLGVQSFINAYPKISKKLKFDFEKNINLDKIPLRTFDAIQYAMLKSIILPIKEVSLNKKIIFTGGDGEFLSKYFENSIYKKDLIFENMKRIIDANNCIA, via the coding sequence ATGATTGGAGTGTTAGAGTTGATTTTATGTGATATAGGAAATACAACTTTTCACTTTTTGATAAATGGAAAACATAAAAAATATTTTTTAGATGAAAAAGTTCCAAAATTTGATGAGGAAATATATTTTGTATCTGTAAATGAAAAAGCTTCTAAAAAATTACTTAAAAAAAATCCAAAAGCAAAAGATATAAAAGAGATTTTAAATTTTGAAACAAAATATCAAGGTTTAGGAATTGATAGAAAAATTGCTTGTAGTTTTCAAAAAGATGTAGTGGTTGTTGATGCAGGAAGTGCAATAACAGTTGATATTATGGAAAATGATGAACACAAAGGAGGATTTATACTTCTTGGAGTTCAAAGTTTTATAAATGCTTATCCTAAAATATCAAAAAAATTAAAATTTGATTTTGAAAAAAATATAAATTTAGATAAAATACCGCTTCGTACGTTTGATGCTATACAATATGCTATGCTAAAATCTATCATTTTACCTATAAAAGAAGTAAGTTTAAATAAGAAGATAATATTTACAGGTGGAGATGGAGAGTTTTTAAGTAAATATTTTGAAAATAGTATTTATAAAAAAGATTTAATATTTGAAAATATGAAAAGGATAATTGATGCTAACAATTGCATTGCCTAA
- a CDS encoding citrate synthase: MPKNTMTFTDNRNGKSYEYNIVDGTRGPSVVDISTFYKDSGMFTYDPGYTSTASCESKITFIDGENSELRYRGYDIADLAGKHSFLDVAHLLMNARLPNEEESKSFDLEIRHRSFLNEGIIRLFDALPDGAHPMATMGAATMALSAFYKDHLHLEDEDAFKIMRRRILAKMPTIAAMAYRNSIGTPLIYPDVNRYFTENFLYMLRAYPGGRMKYLGDGKNQEITQIEVDALDAILTLHADHEQNASTTTVRNVGSTEAHPYVAIASGISALWGSAHGGANEKVMDQLKLIGDIKNVPTYIAKAKDKNDPFRLMGFGHRVYKNRDPRAETLKGLQDKLREKLNLDSKLLDIAAAVEKAALSDDYFKERGLYPNIDFYSGVILTALKIPVEMFTPIFVIGRTPGWLAQWSELKQDPKHKIARPRQLYTGK; the protein is encoded by the coding sequence ATGCCAAAAAATACAATGACTTTTACGGATAATAGAAATGGTAAATCTTATGAGTATAATATAGTTGATGGAACTAGAGGACCAAGCGTTGTAGATATTTCTACATTTTATAAAGATTCTGGAATGTTTACTTATGACCCAGGTTACACTTCAACTGCTTCTTGCGAATCAAAAATCACATTTATTGATGGAGAAAACTCTGAACTAAGATACAGAGGTTATGATATTGCTGATCTTGCAGGGAAACACTCATTTTTAGATGTTGCTCACTTATTAATGAACGCAAGATTACCAAATGAAGAAGAGTCAAAAAGTTTTGATTTAGAAATTAGACATAGATCATTTTTAAATGAAGGTATTATTAGATTATTTGATGCTTTACCAGATGGTGCACATCCAATGGCAACTATGGGAGCAGCTACTATGGCATTATCTGCTTTTTATAAAGATCACTTACATTTAGAAGATGAAGATGCATTCAAAATTATGAGAAGAAGAATTTTAGCTAAAATGCCAACTATTGCAGCTATGGCATATAGAAATTCTATTGGTACACCACTAATTTACCCAGATGTTAATAGATATTTTACTGAAAACTTTTTATATATGCTAAGAGCATATCCAGGTGGAAGAATGAAATATTTAGGTGATGGAAAAAATCAAGAAATCACACAAATTGAAGTTGATGCACTTGATGCAATCTTAACTTTACATGCTGATCACGAACAAAATGCTTCAACAACAACAGTTAGAAATGTTGGTTCTACTGAAGCTCACCCTTATGTAGCTATTGCTTCTGGTATCTCGGCTTTATGGGGAAGTGCACACGGTGGAGCTAATGAAAAAGTTATGGATCAATTAAAATTAATTGGTGATATTAAAAATGTTCCAACTTATATTGCAAAAGCAAAAGATAAAAATGATCCATTTAGATTAATGGGATTTGGACACAGAGTTTATAAAAATAGAGATCCAAGAGCTGAAACTTTAAAAGGATTACAAGATAAATTAAGAGAAAAATTAAATCTTGATTCAAAACTTCTTGATATCGCAGCTGCTGTTGAAAAAGCTGCTTTAAGTGACGATTATTTCAAAGAAAGAGGTTTATATCCAAATATCGACTTCTATTCAGGTGTAATTTTAACTGCTTTAAAAATTCCTGTTGAAATGTTTACACCAATCTTTGTTATTGGTAGAACTCCAGGATGGTTAGCTCAATGGTCTGAATTAAAACAAGATCCAAAACATAAAATTGCAAGACCAAGACAATTATATACAGGTAAGTAA
- a CDS encoding NADH-quinone oxidoreductase subunit A: MSTELILASTIFIAIAIVLASVFVLTKFIGPRNENSEIKNSVYESGITTPIGTTNIRFSIKFYLVAISFLLFDVEIIFMFPWAINVVELGYAGLFKMFIFMGLLFAGLIYIYKKKALSWD, translated from the coding sequence ATGTCAACGGAATTAATATTAGCTTCCACAATTTTCATTGCAATAGCAATAGTTCTTGCTAGTGTCTTTGTTTTAACAAAATTTATTGGTCCAAGAAATGAAAACTCTGAAATTAAAAACAGTGTTTATGAAAGTGGTATTACAACTCCAATAGGAACTACAAATATCAGATTTTCAATAAAATTTTATTTAGTTGCAATTTCATTTTTACTATTTGACGTAGAGATTATTTTTATGTTTCCATGGGCAATAAATGTTGTAGAATTAGGATATGCTGGATTATTTAAAATGTTTATTTTTATGGGATTATTATTTGCAGGATTAATTTATATTTATAAGAAAAAGGCTTTATCATGGGATTAG
- a CDS encoding complex I 24 kDa subunit family protein, whose protein sequence is MNSFKYTSENEIKFQEYVSRYPKIDSCMLPALWLVQEQEGWVSPEAMVYVADRLGKTPIQVYEVATFYTMFNLKPIGKYHIELCKTVSCMVCGAKELKQYIKDVLGLESGQTSADGLFTFTEVECQGACGDAPMIALNNVYHGKLTKEKLEKIIWECKNAN, encoded by the coding sequence ATGAATAGTTTTAAATATACAAGCGAAAATGAAATAAAATTCCAAGAATACGTATCAAGATATCCTAAAATAGATTCTTGTATGTTGCCTGCACTTTGGTTAGTTCAAGAACAAGAAGGTTGGGTTAGTCCAGAAGCTATGGTATATGTAGCTGATAGATTAGGAAAAACTCCTATTCAAGTATATGAAGTTGCAACTTTTTATACAATGTTTAACTTAAAACCAATAGGAAAATATCATATTGAATTATGTAAAACAGTTTCTTGTATGGTTTGTGGAGCAAAAGAACTTAAACAATATATAAAAGATGTATTAGGTTTAGAATCTGGACAAACAAGTGCTGATGGTTTATTTACATTTACAGAAGTTGAATGTCAAGGTGCTTGTGGTGATGCACCAATGATTGCATTAAATAATGTTTATCATGGAAAACTAACAAAAGAAAAATTAGAAAAAATAATTTGGGAGTGCAAAAATGCTAACTAA